A single region of the Enterococcus mundtii genome encodes:
- a CDS encoding mannitol-1-phosphate 5-dehydrogenase, translating to MRAVHFGAGNIGRGFIGEVLAENGFDITFVDVNEQIIDSLNEKSRYTIELADESKKQLVVERVRGLNNQKQPEQVIKEIAQADLVTTAIGPNILPFIAELIAKGIEQREQEGNQQPLDIIACENMIGGSEHLKMEVYKYLSDTHFADQSIGFPNAAVDRIVPMQQHEDPLFVQVEPFKEWVIDDTQRKNKEISLNGVLYVKDLEPYIERKLFSVNTGHATVAYTGALLGYATIDEAMQDSLVVAQLKSVLQETGSLLEAKWGFDNKQHEAYIEKIIQRFQNKYISDAITRVARTPLRKLGYQERFTRPVRELQEYNLTCPHLTATMGIIFNYYDPEDEQSRELQEMKVRENMDQLIQEVTGIHDPTTISNIKQNVMRYAKQVA from the coding sequence ATGAGAGCAGTACACTTTGGTGCCGGAAATATCGGCAGAGGATTTATTGGAGAAGTTTTAGCTGAGAATGGGTTTGACATCACTTTTGTTGATGTCAACGAACAGATCATCGATTCATTAAATGAAAAAAGCCGGTATACGATCGAACTAGCTGACGAATCGAAAAAACAACTTGTCGTTGAACGCGTTCGCGGATTGAACAACCAAAAACAGCCTGAACAAGTGATCAAAGAAATAGCACAAGCAGATCTTGTGACCACAGCGATCGGTCCCAATATTTTACCATTCATTGCTGAACTGATTGCAAAAGGGATCGAGCAAAGAGAACAAGAGGGCAATCAGCAACCGCTAGACATCATCGCTTGTGAAAATATGATTGGTGGCTCTGAGCATCTAAAAATGGAAGTCTATAAATATCTGTCAGATACCCACTTTGCAGATCAGTCCATCGGATTTCCGAATGCAGCAGTGGATCGCATCGTGCCGATGCAACAACATGAAGATCCTTTGTTTGTGCAAGTGGAACCTTTTAAAGAATGGGTCATTGATGATACGCAACGAAAAAATAAAGAGATTTCGTTAAATGGCGTACTATACGTCAAAGATTTGGAACCATATATTGAACGAAAACTATTTAGTGTGAACACAGGGCATGCGACTGTAGCTTACACCGGTGCATTATTGGGATATGCAACGATCGATGAGGCAATGCAAGATTCGTTAGTCGTTGCCCAACTAAAATCAGTACTACAAGAAACAGGAAGTTTACTGGAAGCAAAATGGGGCTTTGATAATAAACAACATGAAGCCTATATTGAGAAAATCATCCAACGTTTCCAAAATAAATATATCTCAGATGCCATCACTCGGGTAGCTCGAACGCCTTTACGGAAGTTAGGCTATCAAGAACGCTTTACTCGTCCGGTTCGTGAATTGCAAGAATACAATTTGACTTGTCCACATTTGACAGCTACGATGGGGATCATTTTCAACTACTATGATCCTGAAGATGAGCAAAGTCGTGAACTGCAAGAGATGAAAGTGCGAGAAAATATGGATCAGTTGATCCAAGAAGTCACAGGTATCCATGATCCGACAACAATCAGTAACATCAAGCAAAATGTGATGCGTTATGCGAAACAAGTAGCTTGA
- a CDS encoding PTS mannitol-specific transporter subunit IIBC, whose amino-acid sequence MEETIPKNKISFKAKVQKLGSTLSSMVMPNIGALIAWGVLTALFIPDGYLPNEAFATMVGPMLTYLIPLLIGYTGGKVIGGDRGSVVGAIATMGVIVGTDIPMMLGAMIMGPLGGFAIKKFDQVFQKHIKSGFEMLVNNFSAGLIGFALALIGFSAIGPVVDTLTQAMATGVEAILNANLIPLTSIFIEPAKILFLNNAINHGILTPLGTEQVATAGQSILFLLEANPGPGLGVLLAFTLFGKGAAKSSAPGAMIIHFLGGIHEIYFPYVMMKPLLFLSVIFGGMTGSFVFQLMDAGLRAPASPGSIIAILAMAPLSAYLPVILGIVAATAVSFGISAVILKADAKETSEDFEKSVEATRQAKQQAKGTGTTSQGQPALSAIKKIIFACDAGMGSSAMGASLLRKKVQEHHLPQLVTNQAVSQLSDEADVLIVTQVELQERAKQKAPHAHFVAVENFLNSPKYDEIIQALGSKEETQPSQPLSTTPTDDLDLSELKDIKEILLVHDDRAGSATMGLSLLKDILKKNQLEIPLKKINIDELTEQPNTLIVSRESLSEEARSVAPHSLHFSVATMVSPQKYETIAHYLKKVA is encoded by the coding sequence GTGGAAGAGACGATACCAAAAAATAAAATTTCATTCAAAGCAAAAGTACAAAAGTTAGGAAGTACCTTATCTAGTATGGTGATGCCGAATATCGGTGCGTTGATTGCTTGGGGTGTTTTGACAGCATTATTTATTCCAGATGGCTATTTACCAAACGAAGCGTTTGCTACGATGGTCGGCCCAATGTTGACGTATTTAATTCCTTTATTGATCGGCTACACCGGAGGGAAAGTCATCGGTGGTGATCGTGGTTCAGTCGTCGGAGCAATTGCGACGATGGGTGTGATCGTTGGGACAGATATTCCGATGATGTTAGGTGCCATGATCATGGGTCCATTAGGTGGCTTTGCCATCAAGAAATTCGATCAAGTGTTTCAAAAACATATCAAATCAGGGTTTGAGATGTTGGTCAACAATTTTTCTGCAGGATTAATCGGTTTTGCGTTAGCATTGATCGGCTTTTCTGCAATTGGTCCAGTGGTGGATACACTGACGCAAGCGATGGCAACAGGTGTTGAAGCAATTTTAAATGCAAATTTGATTCCATTGACGAGTATTTTTATCGAACCAGCGAAAATCTTGTTTTTGAATAATGCGATCAACCATGGCATTTTGACTCCTTTAGGAACAGAACAAGTGGCTACAGCCGGTCAATCGATCCTGTTCTTGTTGGAAGCTAATCCTGGACCAGGTCTAGGTGTATTGTTAGCTTTCACACTATTTGGCAAAGGCGCGGCAAAATCATCTGCACCGGGTGCAATGATCATCCATTTCTTAGGTGGAATCCATGAAATCTATTTCCCATACGTAATGATGAAACCGTTATTATTCTTATCAGTGATTTTTGGTGGGATGACAGGTAGTTTCGTTTTCCAATTAATGGATGCAGGCTTACGTGCGCCAGCTTCACCGGGTTCGATCATTGCCATTTTAGCAATGGCACCATTGAGTGCTTACTTACCAGTTATTTTAGGGATCGTCGCTGCAACAGCCGTTTCTTTTGGGATCTCTGCAGTCATTCTAAAAGCTGATGCGAAAGAAACAAGTGAAGATTTTGAAAAATCAGTGGAAGCGACTCGTCAAGCGAAACAACAAGCGAAAGGAACTGGAACTACTAGTCAGGGACAACCAGCTTTATCAGCGATCAAAAAAATCATTTTTGCCTGTGATGCTGGAATGGGGTCAAGTGCGATGGGTGCTTCCTTGTTAAGAAAAAAAGTCCAAGAGCATCACTTACCTCAACTCGTGACGAATCAAGCCGTTAGTCAATTATCTGATGAAGCAGACGTATTGATCGTGACTCAAGTTGAGTTGCAGGAACGAGCAAAACAAAAAGCGCCACATGCTCATTTTGTTGCAGTAGAAAACTTCTTAAATTCACCAAAGTATGATGAAATCATCCAAGCATTAGGAAGTAAGGAAGAAACACAGCCAAGCCAACCACTCTCTACTACTCCAACAGATGATTTGGATTTATCTGAATTAAAAGATATCAAAGAGATTTTACTTGTTCATGACGATCGTGCAGGATCAGCGACAATGGGATTGTCCTTATTGAAAGATATATTGAAGAAAAACCAATTGGAGATCCCTCTGAAAAAAATCAATATTGATGAGTTGACGGAGCAACCGAATACACTGATCGTTTCAAGAGAATCCTTGTCTGAGGAGGCACGTTCAGTGGCACCGCATTCACTTCATTTTTCAGTGGCGACGATGGTCAGTCCACAAAAATATGAAACGATTGCTCACTATTTGAAAAAAGTAGCATAA
- a CDS encoding peptidoglycan amidohydrolase family protein, which translates to MKKNDVGIEETVKSRNKRRSNRHFLRRKTKDPRRVMLAYQTKIVDFSLLGNKTSISSKVSLYLLVGVSILIFFLFFSMIGFVSSATIKINELELTKVWKYLTELDVELTLELNSTKSLILVNERVVAANEVVIRSDIEEVLIYLDMAYGEDQLGNPDVLKETIQGLHEQMWQVDSNEGQIKLTSRSLSQVITWTPEWKERRQLLAEIGLYASLTELSNPLKETDSLRIKQRFGYYVTNQEKSLLEGLLIQTEPKESIVAVIAGEITRDRENVTITMNDQTITYHDVDLTATEGQMVSVGTEIGKVKQEELHLSYQKKGEIVNPAFYLPNVVDNNETQLDPIETDVTFNGQKFREVILLHCHAFSDHAETIIQEAKKNNISPIVLAAIMIHETAWGTSEGIREKNNPGGLMRENELLSYATLEEGIAATARTLNQLIVNQRLMTVEQLGSVYCPVGASNDPLGLNQYWVPTIKELFVQLGGSKEMSLLWQSNHTVGQEVLTQARTLYRQNVQYSQGFERGTFPYHDCSSFVLWAMRSVGLPVPLGSTETLYSLEGTFLMPISREDVRAGDLFVWGKKGHSLGSYGHTGLFLDDGGKTILHCTPATARGYGQEGDIVITPFEGYAGDFQLAPVYFYRLLGEKK; encoded by the coding sequence ATGAAAAAAAACGATGTAGGCATTGAAGAGACCGTGAAATCACGAAATAAACGAAGGAGTAACAGACATTTTCTGCGTAGGAAAACGAAAGATCCTCGCAGAGTCATGCTTGCATATCAGACAAAAATAGTTGATTTCTCTTTACTTGGAAATAAAACTTCGATCAGTAGCAAAGTCAGCCTTTACCTACTTGTTGGTGTTAGCATTCTCATATTTTTTCTCTTTTTCAGTATGATCGGCTTCGTTTCGTCTGCCACGATCAAAATCAATGAGCTTGAATTGACGAAGGTATGGAAATATTTAACCGAATTGGATGTGGAATTGACACTAGAATTAAACTCAACTAAGAGTTTGATTCTAGTAAATGAACGAGTAGTGGCTGCAAATGAAGTCGTGATCAGGTCTGATATTGAAGAGGTGCTGATTTATTTAGACATGGCTTATGGTGAAGACCAATTAGGAAATCCAGATGTTCTCAAAGAAACGATCCAAGGATTGCATGAACAGATGTGGCAAGTAGACAGTAACGAAGGTCAAATCAAATTAACATCACGATCATTGTCGCAAGTGATCACTTGGACGCCGGAGTGGAAAGAACGCAGACAGCTGTTAGCAGAAATTGGTCTTTATGCAAGTTTGACTGAATTAAGCAATCCATTGAAAGAAACAGACTCTTTACGCATAAAACAACGCTTTGGTTATTACGTAACAAATCAAGAAAAAAGCTTACTTGAAGGACTGCTCATCCAGACAGAACCGAAAGAAAGCATAGTCGCTGTGATCGCTGGAGAAATTACAAGAGACCGAGAGAACGTAACCATCACAATGAACGATCAAACCATTACTTATCATGATGTAGATCTAACAGCTACTGAAGGACAGATGGTATCGGTGGGGACAGAGATCGGGAAAGTAAAACAAGAGGAACTGCATCTGTCTTACCAGAAAAAAGGTGAAATCGTCAATCCAGCTTTTTATCTCCCCAATGTAGTCGATAACAATGAGACACAGCTTGATCCCATTGAAACGGACGTTACATTTAATGGACAGAAATTTCGAGAAGTGATTTTACTGCATTGTCACGCATTTAGTGACCATGCAGAAACGATTATCCAAGAAGCTAAAAAGAATAATATCTCCCCCATTGTTCTAGCAGCCATCATGATCCACGAAACTGCTTGGGGGACGAGCGAAGGAATTCGAGAAAAGAACAATCCAGGTGGCTTGATGCGAGAAAATGAGTTGCTTTCCTACGCCACACTTGAAGAAGGGATTGCCGCCACCGCTCGAACACTAAACCAATTGATCGTGAACCAAAGACTGATGACAGTCGAGCAACTCGGAAGTGTGTATTGTCCTGTAGGTGCAAGTAATGATCCCCTGGGATTAAACCAATACTGGGTACCGACGATCAAAGAATTATTTGTACAACTAGGTGGCAGTAAAGAGATGAGCTTACTCTGGCAATCGAATCACACAGTGGGTCAAGAGGTGTTGACACAAGCCAGAACATTGTATCGTCAAAACGTTCAGTACTCACAAGGCTTTGAACGAGGCACCTTTCCTTATCATGATTGCTCTTCTTTTGTTCTGTGGGCGATGAGAAGTGTTGGCTTGCCTGTGCCACTAGGTAGCACTGAGACATTGTATTCTTTGGAAGGGACTTTCCTGATGCCAATCAGTCGAGAAGATGTCAGAGCCGGTGACTTGTTTGTGTGGGGGAAGAAAGGACACTCTTTAGGTAGTTACGGCCATACAGGGCTATTTTTAGATGATGGTGGTAAAACGATCCTTCATTGCACACCTGCTACTGCACGAGGGTATGGTCAAGAAGGCGATATCGTCATCACTCCATTTGAAGGCTATGCAGGTGATTTCCAGCTGGCGCCTGTTTATTTCTATCGATTGTTGGGAGAAAAAAAATGA
- a CDS encoding PTS sugar transporter subunit IIA yields MSELAFDMIELNKAFATKEEAIRYCGRKLVEAGCVEEPYIDAMVERDAMLSVYMGNFIAIPHGTDEAKAFVKKSGICVIQVPDGVNFGTEQEEKIATVLFGIAGVGEEHLQLVQQIALYCSDMDNVVQLADALSKEEVTHNLAIA; encoded by the coding sequence ATGTCTGAATTAGCATTTGATATGATCGAGTTGAATAAGGCTTTTGCAACAAAGGAAGAGGCCATCCGATACTGTGGAAGAAAATTAGTGGAAGCCGGTTGTGTCGAAGAACCCTACATTGACGCAATGGTGGAACGTGATGCGATGTTATCCGTTTATATGGGGAATTTTATCGCGATCCCTCATGGAACAGATGAAGCCAAAGCATTCGTAAAAAAATCAGGGATCTGTGTGATCCAAGTGCCAGATGGTGTCAATTTCGGGACTGAACAAGAAGAAAAGATTGCGACAGTCTTGTTTGGTATCGCTGGCGTAGGAGAAGAACATCTGCAATTAGTGCAACAAATCGCTCTTTATTGTAGCGACATGGACAATGTTGTCCAATTAGCAGATGCACTGAGTAAAGAAGAAGTCACACACAATCTAGCAATTGCCTAA
- a CDS encoding type 1 glutamine amidotransferase, with product MANYELRIAHLYGNLMNTYGDNGNLLMLQYIAKKMGVTSHTEIVSIHEPFEADKYDLVFFGGGQDFEQMIISKDIQEKKESLTNYIENDGVVLAICGGYQLLGHYYMGANGEKIQGIGALDHYTLSQENNRFIGDIVIHNEEFNETYYGFENHNGRTFLGEGERPLGKIVKGQGNNGEDQSEGVIYRNVYGSYFHGPILARNEHLAERLVRLALEKRYGKELDLPTVAAAPIK from the coding sequence GTGGCTAACTACGAATTACGCATTGCCCATCTCTATGGGAATCTGATGAATACTTATGGTGACAATGGCAATCTCTTGATGCTCCAATATATCGCCAAAAAAATGGGGGTCACTTCTCATACTGAGATCGTCAGCATCCATGAACCCTTTGAGGCAGATAAATATGACTTAGTTTTCTTTGGAGGTGGTCAAGATTTTGAACAAATGATCATTTCAAAAGACATTCAAGAAAAGAAAGAATCATTGACTAATTACATTGAAAATGATGGTGTCGTACTTGCGATTTGTGGCGGTTACCAACTACTTGGTCATTATTATATGGGCGCAAACGGTGAAAAAATCCAAGGAATCGGTGCGTTGGATCATTACACCTTAAGCCAAGAGAATAATCGCTTCATTGGTGACATCGTGATCCACAACGAAGAGTTCAACGAAACCTATTATGGATTTGAAAATCATAATGGTCGAACATTTCTTGGCGAAGGCGAACGCCCGCTGGGAAAAATCGTCAAAGGTCAAGGGAATAATGGGGAAGATCAATCAGAAGGTGTCATTTACCGCAACGTTTACGGCTCCTATTTCCATGGTCCGATCTTAGCACGTAATGAACATCTAGCGGAGCGTCTCGTTCGCTTAGCATTAGAGAAACGTTATGGAAAAGAGCTTGATCTACCAACAGTTGCCGCAGCTCCAATCAAGTAA
- a CDS encoding TrkH family potassium uptake protein, translated as MQLNLFFRKWRRRSARYVSSHFSSIQIIVFYYILMTMISLGLFYIPFFRNPGSHASFIDMLFMAISTISVTGLSTFDIHAIFNNNGIILLEVLFQVGGLGIMMISTAFIIFSKRRITLRQRQLIMTDMNQPRLSGIVRLIRITFVILLWFQLLFGALFSVYFYIRGYFDHWHEAIFHGFYQAISAVTNSGFDITGESIKPFEHDYPFLFMIMFLIFIGGIGFPVLMEFREWRLYRKTKAKIPFRFSLFTKLAVLAFVILFVSGTVLIFLLEKNHLFKDLHPSVQWINSMFYSMTTRNAGLQIHDLGDFQITTLIVFSLLMFIGCSPSSVGGGIRTTTVAIIGLYLYSFLKSEDNINIFGRRIDEDDVRKSVVVFMLSLGMCFFCILFLSATEKQPLISIIVEVTSAFGTTGLSLGITGDLSTVGKITIGALMFIGRIGMLYTLMLFVPKETRDLGYEYPTEKIIIG; from the coding sequence GTGCAATTGAATCTTTTTTTCCGGAAATGGCGAAGGCGTAGTGCAAGATATGTTTCTAGTCACTTTTCTTCTATTCAAATTATTGTATTTTATTATATTTTAATGACTATGATTTCTTTGGGCTTGTTTTACATCCCATTTTTCCGAAATCCGGGTAGTCATGCTTCATTTATTGACATGCTTTTTATGGCTATCAGTACGATCAGTGTCACTGGTCTTTCGACATTTGACATCCACGCGATTTTTAATAACAATGGCATTATTTTACTCGAAGTGTTGTTTCAAGTGGGTGGTTTAGGGATCATGATGATCTCAACGGCATTTATTATCTTTTCTAAGCGACGGATCACCTTACGTCAAAGACAATTGATCATGACAGATATGAACCAACCACGTTTATCTGGTATCGTTCGTTTGATTCGGATCACTTTTGTCATATTGCTCTGGTTCCAATTGCTATTTGGTGCCTTGTTCTCCGTTTATTTTTATATTCGTGGCTATTTCGATCATTGGCACGAAGCCATTTTCCATGGATTTTATCAAGCTATTTCCGCGGTCACAAATTCGGGATTCGATATTACTGGTGAGTCGATCAAGCCATTTGAACATGACTATCCATTTTTATTTATGATCATGTTCCTGATTTTCATTGGTGGAATCGGTTTTCCAGTATTGATGGAGTTTCGAGAATGGCGCTTGTATCGAAAAACAAAAGCCAAGATTCCTTTTCGGTTCTCTTTGTTTACAAAACTCGCCGTCCTCGCTTTTGTCATTTTATTTGTAAGCGGGACTGTCTTGATTTTTTTACTTGAAAAAAATCACTTGTTCAAAGATCTCCATCCTAGTGTCCAGTGGATCAATTCAATGTTTTATTCCATGACAACTCGTAATGCGGGTTTACAGATCCATGATCTAGGAGATTTTCAAATCACCACCTTGATCGTCTTTTCCTTATTGATGTTCATTGGTTGTAGTCCCAGTTCTGTCGGCGGGGGTATCCGAACCACGACTGTGGCGATCATTGGCCTTTATCTTTATTCATTTTTGAAAAGTGAAGATAACATTAATATTTTTGGTCGTCGAATTGATGAAGATGATGTCCGAAAATCAGTAGTCGTTTTTATGCTCTCCTTAGGGATGTGCTTCTTCTGTATTCTTTTTTTATCTGCCACGGAGAAACAACCGCTGATCTCAATCATCGTGGAAGTGACTTCTGCTTTTGGGACAACGGGGTTATCGCTAGGAATTACCGGTGATCTATCAACAGTCGGTAAAATCACGATCGGTGCGTTGATGTTTATTGGACGTATCGGTATGTTGTATACATTAATGTTATTTGTGCCAAAAGAAACACGAGATTTAGGTTATGAATATCCTACTGAGAAAATCATTATCGGGTAA
- a CDS encoding Mur ligase family protein: MGIRSQFAIAVGKTAQWGLKTFFKGGSSLPGKLALSIDPHILDTLAKDYQVVVVTGTNGKTLTTALTVNILRQQFDEVLTNPTGANMVQGIVSTFLQAKAGKGQKKFAVLEIDEASLSRVTEYIKPELFLFTNIFRDQMDRYGEIYTTYKMIVDGAAKSPDATIISNGDSPIFNSVETVNPRRYYGFDHEEDHEQMAHYNTDGVLCPKCHHILHYKMITYANLGKYYCPNCDFKRPELDYRLTEMKRMDNKSADFVIDGNEYGIEVGGMYNVYNALAATAVAEYYGVVPEKIRQGLGYDEKVFGRQEDIEIDGKSCTLVLVKNPVGINQVIDMMGHAPYPFSLVALLNANYADGIDVSWIWDGEFERFADMEIPAVIAGGDRHTDMALRLKVAGIAEDKLTQSKELTDVIEKIKQLPTDHVYILATYTAVLQLRKELASQGFIKGGMNRG, from the coding sequence ATGGGAATACGCAGTCAATTTGCGATTGCAGTTGGTAAAACCGCACAATGGGGACTAAAAACTTTTTTTAAAGGAGGATCAAGTTTACCTGGTAAACTTGCTTTATCGATCGATCCTCATATTTTAGATACATTAGCAAAAGACTATCAAGTCGTCGTCGTAACTGGAACAAATGGAAAAACATTGACGACCGCTTTGACCGTCAATATCTTACGACAACAATTTGATGAAGTCTTGACGAACCCTACTGGCGCCAACATGGTCCAAGGAATCGTTTCGACTTTTTTACAAGCAAAAGCCGGAAAAGGCCAAAAGAAATTTGCGGTGTTAGAAATCGATGAAGCCAGTCTAAGTAGAGTGACTGAATACATCAAACCTGAACTATTTTTGTTTACAAACATTTTCCGTGACCAAATGGACCGTTACGGTGAAATCTACACCACGTATAAAATGATCGTTGACGGTGCCGCAAAATCGCCAGATGCTACGATCATCAGTAATGGCGATTCACCGATCTTCAATTCAGTTGAGACCGTCAACCCTAGAAGATATTATGGATTTGATCACGAAGAAGACCATGAACAGATGGCCCACTACAATACAGATGGCGTGTTGTGTCCGAAATGTCATCACATCTTGCACTACAAAATGATCACTTATGCAAACTTAGGTAAATACTATTGTCCAAATTGTGACTTTAAACGTCCAGAACTGGATTATCGTTTGACAGAAATGAAACGAATGGACAACAAATCAGCTGATTTCGTCATTGATGGCAATGAATATGGCATCGAAGTTGGTGGCATGTACAATGTCTATAATGCTTTAGCAGCTACTGCGGTGGCTGAATATTATGGTGTTGTTCCTGAAAAAATCAGACAAGGCTTAGGGTATGACGAAAAAGTATTTGGTCGTCAAGAAGACATCGAAATCGATGGCAAGTCCTGTACCTTAGTCCTAGTCAAAAATCCTGTAGGGATCAACCAAGTCATCGACATGATGGGACATGCGCCGTATCCATTTTCACTAGTAGCCCTCTTGAATGCGAACTACGCAGATGGAATCGATGTGAGTTGGATCTGGGACGGAGAATTTGAACGCTTTGCAGATATGGAAATCCCTGCTGTGATTGCTGGTGGCGATCGCCACACAGATATGGCACTACGTTTGAAAGTAGCGGGTATCGCTGAAGATAAATTGACACAATCAAAAGAATTGACTGATGTCATTGAGAAAATCAAGCAACTACCGACGGATCATGTCTATATTTTAGCGACCTATACAGCTGTCTTACAATTACGAAAAGAATTAGCGAGTCAAGGCTTTATCAAAGGAGGCATGAATCGTGGCTAA